A genomic segment from Capra hircus breed San Clemente chromosome 7, ASM170441v1, whole genome shotgun sequence encodes:
- the C7H19orf70 gene encoding MICOS complex subunit MIC13 isoform X1 has translation MGVPHAFVAKLNGHLETSREFLSEHSTGTGRFLIKGSVAGGAVYLVYDQELLGSSDKSQAVLQKAEEVVPNAVYQFSQYVCEQTGLKLPQLPAPPKFNFHIRDSWNSGIITMMSALSVAPSKAWEYSKEGWEYLKEQTK, from the exons ATGGGAGTGCCGCACGCATTTGTTGCGAAGTTAAATGGACACTTAGAAACCTCCCGCGAGTTCCTCTCGGAGCATTCCACGGGAACTGGAAG GTTCCTCATCAAGGGCAGTGTGGCTGGGGGTGCTGTCTACCTGGTGTACGACCAGGAGCTGCTGGGGTCCAGTGACAAGAGTCAGGCGGTCCTTCAGAAAGCCGAGGAGGTGGTCCCCAATGCCGTGTACCAGTTCAGCCAGTACGTGTGCGAGCAGACAGGCCTGAAGTTACCGCAG ctcccagcccctccAAAGTTTAACTTTCACATCCGCGACTCTTGGAATTCAG GCATCATCACCATGATGTCAGCCCTGTCCGTGGCCCCCTCCAAGGCCTGGGAGTACTCCAAGGAGGGCTGGGAATACCTGAAGGAGCAAACCAAGTAG
- the C7H19orf70 gene encoding MICOS complex subunit MIC13 isoform X2, whose protein sequence is MVPRVWSLMRFLIKGSVAGGAVYLVYDQELLGSSDKSQAVLQKAEEVVPNAVYQFSQYVCEQTGLKLPQLPAPPKFNFHIRDSWNSGIITMMSALSVAPSKAWEYSKEGWEYLKEQTK, encoded by the exons ATGGTACCCCGAGTTTGGTCGCTGATGAG GTTCCTCATCAAGGGCAGTGTGGCTGGGGGTGCTGTCTACCTGGTGTACGACCAGGAGCTGCTGGGGTCCAGTGACAAGAGTCAGGCGGTCCTTCAGAAAGCCGAGGAGGTGGTCCCCAATGCCGTGTACCAGTTCAGCCAGTACGTGTGCGAGCAGACAGGCCTGAAGTTACCGCAG ctcccagcccctccAAAGTTTAACTTTCACATCCGCGACTCTTGGAATTCAG GCATCATCACCATGATGTCAGCCCTGTCCGTGGCCCCCTCCAAGGCCTGGGAGTACTCCAAGGAGGGCTGGGAATACCTGAAGGAGCAAACCAAGTAG
- the HSD11B1L gene encoding hydroxysteroid 11-beta-dehydrogenase 1-like protein isoform X1, translating to MGTEKRGQGQGWGRHHLLCEQRHHWGNGCDWGLTLGQACVATLSPTADPGRAMKVLLLTGLGALFFAYYWDDNFDPASLHGARVLLTGVSAGIGEELAYHYARLGSHLVLTAHTEALLQQVVGNCRKLGAPKVFYIAADMASPEVPERVVQFALDKLGGLDYLVLNHLGAAPAGTRVRSSQSTRWLMQVNFLSYVQLTSSALPSLTDSKGSLVVVSSLLGRVPTSFSSPYSAAKFALDSFFSSLRRELDVQEVNVAITMCVLGLRDRASAAEGVRGITRVRAAPGPKAALAVIRGGATRASGVFYPWGSRLLCLLRSWMPHSRAWFVRQELNITTPAAA from the exons ATGGGGACAGAAAAaaggggccagggccagggctgggggcgTCATCACTTGCTATGCGAACAAAGACACCATTGGGGAAATGGGTGTGACTGGGGTTTAACTCTGGGCCAGGCCTGTGTGGCCACCCTCTCTCCCACTGCAGACCCAGGGAGGGCCATGAAGGTGCTGCTCCTTACAGGGCTGGGAGCCCTGTTCTTTGCCTATTACTGGGATGACAACTTTGACCCAG CCAGCCTCCACGGAGCCCGTGTACTACTGACCGGAGTCAGTGCCGGCATAGGGGAAGAGCTGGCGTATCACTACGCGCGCCTGGGCTCCCACCTAGTGCTCACTGCCCACACCGAAGCTCTGCTGCAGCAG GTGGTAGGGAACTGCCGGAAGCTGGGCGCTCCCAAGGTCTTCTACATCGCTGCGGACATGGCCTCCCCTGAGGTGCCCGAGCGCGTGGTGCAGTTTGCGCTGGACAAGCTgg GAGGTCTGGACTACCTGGTGCTGAACCACCTCGGCGCCGCCCCAGCAGGCACGCGGGTCCGCAGCTCCCAGTCGACACGTTGGCTCATGCAG GTGAACTTCCTAAGTTACGTGCAATTGACTTCTTCGGCGCTGCCAAGCCTGACTGACAGCAAGGGCTCTCTGGTGGTGGTGTCCTCATTGCTCG GCCGGGtgcccacttccttctccagcccctACTCGGCAGCCAAGTTCGCGCTGGACAGCTTTTTCAGTTCTCTCCGGCGGGAGCTGGACGTGCAGGAAGTGAACGTGGCCATTACCATGTGCGTTCTGGGTCTCCGAGACCGTGCCTCAGCCGCCGAAGGAGTCAG gggcatCACGAGGGTCAGGGCGGCCCCAGGGCCCAAGGCAGCCCTGGCCGTAATCCGTGGGGGCGCCACGCGTGCCTCTGGGGTCTTCTACCCGTGGGGCTCCCGCCTGCTCTGCCTGCTCCGCAGTTGGATGCCGCACTCGAGGGCCTGGTTCGTCCGCCAGGAGCTCAACATAACGACGCCCGCTGCTGCCTGA
- the HSD11B1L gene encoding hydroxysteroid 11-beta-dehydrogenase 1-like protein isoform X2, with the protein MGTEKRGQGQGWGRHHLLCEQRHHWGNGCDWGLTLGQACVATLSPTADPGRAMKVLLLTGLGALFFAYYWDDNFDPASLHGARVLLTGVSAGIGEELAYHYARLGSHLVLTAHTEALLQQVVGNCRKLGAPKVFYIAADMASPEVPERVVQFALDKLGGLDYLVLNHLGAAPAGTRVRSSQSTRWLMQVNFLSYVQLTSSALPSLTDSKGSLVVVSSLLGRVPTSFSSPYSAAKFALDSFFSSLRRELDVQEVNVAITMCVLGLRDRASAAEGVSWMPHSRAWFVRQELNITTPAAA; encoded by the exons ATGGGGACAGAAAAaaggggccagggccagggctgggggcgTCATCACTTGCTATGCGAACAAAGACACCATTGGGGAAATGGGTGTGACTGGGGTTTAACTCTGGGCCAGGCCTGTGTGGCCACCCTCTCTCCCACTGCAGACCCAGGGAGGGCCATGAAGGTGCTGCTCCTTACAGGGCTGGGAGCCCTGTTCTTTGCCTATTACTGGGATGACAACTTTGACCCAG CCAGCCTCCACGGAGCCCGTGTACTACTGACCGGAGTCAGTGCCGGCATAGGGGAAGAGCTGGCGTATCACTACGCGCGCCTGGGCTCCCACCTAGTGCTCACTGCCCACACCGAAGCTCTGCTGCAGCAG GTGGTAGGGAACTGCCGGAAGCTGGGCGCTCCCAAGGTCTTCTACATCGCTGCGGACATGGCCTCCCCTGAGGTGCCCGAGCGCGTGGTGCAGTTTGCGCTGGACAAGCTgg GAGGTCTGGACTACCTGGTGCTGAACCACCTCGGCGCCGCCCCAGCAGGCACGCGGGTCCGCAGCTCCCAGTCGACACGTTGGCTCATGCAG GTGAACTTCCTAAGTTACGTGCAATTGACTTCTTCGGCGCTGCCAAGCCTGACTGACAGCAAGGGCTCTCTGGTGGTGGTGTCCTCATTGCTCG GCCGGGtgcccacttccttctccagcccctACTCGGCAGCCAAGTTCGCGCTGGACAGCTTTTTCAGTTCTCTCCGGCGGGAGCTGGACGTGCAGGAAGTGAACGTGGCCATTACCATGTGCGTTCTGGGTCTCCGAGACCGTGCCTCAGCCGCCGAAGGAGTCAG TTGGATGCCGCACTCGAGGGCCTGGTTCGTCCGCCAGGAGCTCAACATAACGACGCCCGCTGCTGCCTGA
- the HSD11B1L gene encoding hydroxysteroid 11-beta-dehydrogenase 1-like protein isoform X3, which translates to MKVLLLTGLGALFFAYYWDDNFDPASLHGARVLLTGVSAGIGEELAYHYARLGSHLVLTAHTEALLQQVVGNCRKLGAPKVFYIAADMASPEVPERVVQFALDKLGGLDYLVLNHLGAAPAGTRVRSSQSTRWLMQVNFLSYVQLTSSALPSLTDSKGSLVVVSSLLGRVPTSFSSPYSAAKFALDSFFSSLRRELDVQEVNVAITMCVLGLRDRASAAEGVRGITRVRAAPGPKAALAVIRGGATRASGVFYPWGSRLLCLLRSWMPHSRAWFVRQELNITTPAAA; encoded by the exons ATGAAGGTGCTGCTCCTTACAGGGCTGGGAGCCCTGTTCTTTGCCTATTACTGGGATGACAACTTTGACCCAG CCAGCCTCCACGGAGCCCGTGTACTACTGACCGGAGTCAGTGCCGGCATAGGGGAAGAGCTGGCGTATCACTACGCGCGCCTGGGCTCCCACCTAGTGCTCACTGCCCACACCGAAGCTCTGCTGCAGCAG GTGGTAGGGAACTGCCGGAAGCTGGGCGCTCCCAAGGTCTTCTACATCGCTGCGGACATGGCCTCCCCTGAGGTGCCCGAGCGCGTGGTGCAGTTTGCGCTGGACAAGCTgg GAGGTCTGGACTACCTGGTGCTGAACCACCTCGGCGCCGCCCCAGCAGGCACGCGGGTCCGCAGCTCCCAGTCGACACGTTGGCTCATGCAG GTGAACTTCCTAAGTTACGTGCAATTGACTTCTTCGGCGCTGCCAAGCCTGACTGACAGCAAGGGCTCTCTGGTGGTGGTGTCCTCATTGCTCG GCCGGGtgcccacttccttctccagcccctACTCGGCAGCCAAGTTCGCGCTGGACAGCTTTTTCAGTTCTCTCCGGCGGGAGCTGGACGTGCAGGAAGTGAACGTGGCCATTACCATGTGCGTTCTGGGTCTCCGAGACCGTGCCTCAGCCGCCGAAGGAGTCAG gggcatCACGAGGGTCAGGGCGGCCCCAGGGCCCAAGGCAGCCCTGGCCGTAATCCGTGGGGGCGCCACGCGTGCCTCTGGGGTCTTCTACCCGTGGGGCTCCCGCCTGCTCTGCCTGCTCCGCAGTTGGATGCCGCACTCGAGGGCCTGGTTCGTCCGCCAGGAGCTCAACATAACGACGCCCGCTGCTGCCTGA
- the HSD11B1L gene encoding hydroxysteroid 11-beta-dehydrogenase 1-like protein isoform X4 gives MTTLTQPPRSPCTTDRSQCRHRGRAGVSLRAPGLPPSAHCPHRSSAAAGGLDYLVLNHLGAAPAGTRVRSSQSTRWLMQVNFLSYVQLTSSALPSLTDSKGSLVVVSSLLGRVPTSFSSPYSAAKFALDSFFSSLRRELDVQEVNVAITMCVLGLRDRASAAEGVRGITRVRAAPGPKAALAVIRGGATRASGVFYPWGSRLLCLLRSWMPHSRAWFVRQELNITTPAAA, from the exons ATGACAACTTTGACCCAG CCTCCACGGAGCCCGTGTACTACTGACCGGAGTCAGTGCCGGCATAGGGGAAGAGCTGGCGTATCACTACGCGCGCCTGGGCTCCCACCTAGTGCTCACTGCCCACACCGAAGCTCTGCTGCAGCAG GAGGTCTGGACTACCTGGTGCTGAACCACCTCGGCGCCGCCCCAGCAGGCACGCGGGTCCGCAGCTCCCAGTCGACACGTTGGCTCATGCAG GTGAACTTCCTAAGTTACGTGCAATTGACTTCTTCGGCGCTGCCAAGCCTGACTGACAGCAAGGGCTCTCTGGTGGTGGTGTCCTCATTGCTCG GCCGGGtgcccacttccttctccagcccctACTCGGCAGCCAAGTTCGCGCTGGACAGCTTTTTCAGTTCTCTCCGGCGGGAGCTGGACGTGCAGGAAGTGAACGTGGCCATTACCATGTGCGTTCTGGGTCTCCGAGACCGTGCCTCAGCCGCCGAAGGAGTCAG gggcatCACGAGGGTCAGGGCGGCCCCAGGGCCCAAGGCAGCCCTGGCCGTAATCCGTGGGGGCGCCACGCGTGCCTCTGGGGTCTTCTACCCGTGGGGCTCCCGCCTGCTCTGCCTGCTCCGCAGTTGGATGCCGCACTCGAGGGCCTGGTTCGTCCGCCAGGAGCTCAACATAACGACGCCCGCTGCTGCCTGA
- the HSD11B1L gene encoding hydroxysteroid 11-beta-dehydrogenase 1-like protein isoform X5, protein MQVNFLSYVQLTSSALPSLTDSKGSLVVVSSLLGRVPTSFSSPYSAAKFALDSFFSSLRRELDVQEVNVAITMCVLGLRDRASAAEGVRGITRVRAAPGPKAALAVIRGGATRASGVFYPWGSRLLCLLRSWMPHSRAWFVRQELNITTPAAA, encoded by the exons ATGCAG GTGAACTTCCTAAGTTACGTGCAATTGACTTCTTCGGCGCTGCCAAGCCTGACTGACAGCAAGGGCTCTCTGGTGGTGGTGTCCTCATTGCTCG GCCGGGtgcccacttccttctccagcccctACTCGGCAGCCAAGTTCGCGCTGGACAGCTTTTTCAGTTCTCTCCGGCGGGAGCTGGACGTGCAGGAAGTGAACGTGGCCATTACCATGTGCGTTCTGGGTCTCCGAGACCGTGCCTCAGCCGCCGAAGGAGTCAG gggcatCACGAGGGTCAGGGCGGCCCCAGGGCCCAAGGCAGCCCTGGCCGTAATCCGTGGGGGCGCCACGCGTGCCTCTGGGGTCTTCTACCCGTGGGGCTCCCGCCTGCTCTGCCTGCTCCGCAGTTGGATGCCGCACTCGAGGGCCTGGTTCGTCCGCCAGGAGCTCAACATAACGACGCCCGCTGCTGCCTGA
- the RPL36 gene encoding 60S ribosomal protein L36 isoform X2, with protein sequence MALRYPMAVGLNKGHKVTKNVGKPRHSRRRGRLTKHTKFVRDMIREVCGFAPYERRAMELLKVSKDKRALKFIKKRVGTHIRAKRKREELSNVLAAMRKAAAKKD encoded by the exons ATGGCTCTGCGCTACCCCATGGCCGTGGGCCTCAACAAGGGTCACAAGGTGACCAAGAACGTGGGCAAGCCGAGGCACAGCCGCCGCCGCGGG CGTCTCACGAAACACACCAAGTTCGTGCGGGACATGATCCGGGAGGTGTGTGGCTTCGCCCCTTACGAGCGACGAGCCATGGAGCTGCTCAAGGTCTCCAAGGACAAGCGGGCCCTCAAGTTCATCAAGAAAAGG GTGGGGACACACATCCGCgcgaagaggaagagagaggagctgAGCAACGTCTTGGCCGCCATGAGGAAAGCGGCAGCCAAGAAGGACTGA
- the RPL36 gene encoding 60S ribosomal protein L36 isoform X1, translated as MALRYPMAVGLNKGHKVTKNVGKPRHSRRRGRLTKHTKFVRDMIREVCGFAPYERRAMELLKVSKDKRALKFIKKRVGGIPVRGPGLGLGAQAHGPPCPAGGDTHPREEEERGAEQRLGRHEESGSQEGLSPSPLFTINLAQNSAFLCCHWKLKGSSPLRVGGEGPTPWSIPERWW; from the exons ATGGCTCTGCGCTACCCCATGGCCGTGGGCCTCAACAAGGGTCACAAGGTGACCAAGAACGTGGGCAAGCCGAGGCACAGCCGCCGCCGCGGG CGTCTCACGAAACACACCAAGTTCGTGCGGGACATGATCCGGGAGGTGTGTGGCTTCGCCCCTTACGAGCGACGAGCCATGGAGCTGCTCAAGGTCTCCAAGGACAAGCGGGCCCTCAAGTTCATCAAGAAAAGGGTAGGTGGGATTCCCGTGCGGGGGCCCGGTCTGGGACTCGGGGCTCAGGCTCACGGCCCTCCTTGCCCGGCAGGTGGGGACACACATCCGCgcgaagaggaagagagaggagctgAGCAACGTCTTGGCCGCCATGAGGAAAGCGGCAGCCAAGAAGGACTGAGCCCTTCCCCTCTGTTCACAATAAATCTTGCCCAAAACTCGGCGTTTCTCTGCTGCCATTGGAAGTTAAAGGGTAGTTCACCGTTGAGAGTTGGGGGGGAGGGTCCCACCCCCTGGAGCATTCCGGAGAGGTGGTGGTGA